ACAGGATCTTTCAAATACAGACCAACTTTTGATAAGGATTGTCCTTGACTCTTGTTAATTGTTATGGCAAAACAAACTAATAAAGGAAATTGTCTTCGTTGGAATTCGAATGGTATTTTTTTGTCGGACGGAATCATATTAAGCCTTGGAATAAAAACTCTTGTGCAGATATTACCACCAGATATTACTTCAGCTTCTATTACTCGTTTGCCTAGAAAAGTAATTTGTAGCCTTGTACCGTTACATAAACCTTTCTGTTGATCGATGTTTCGGAGAAGCATTACAGGAACACCAACTTTAAGAACTAATCTATGATTAGGCAAGCCAGAAATCTTAAGTGCATTCAAATTTTCTGTTGAGTATAAACCTTCTTGAAATGAATCAAGCATTTGTTCAGTTTGACATATGCTATCGGAACTCAAATACTCTTTAGCATCACCTGGAAATAACGAAAGCAATCGATAGTTAATTTCATGAACTACATCATTTTTTGGTGCTAGAATTGCTCGCTCAGAAAAAAAAATCCAGGATTCCGAAATTGTTCCATAATTGAAGGGTATACGAAGTCAATTAAGCTTTGTATTGGATCAGAATTATCGGTAATTAATAGATCATCTGGTATCTCAATAATTGCTTCACCATCGTTATCATCTCCCAACTTACCTTCACCAATATCAAGCAGCCATTTCGCAAAATCCCTGATAGAGTCCATATCAGAACTTTCAGCTCCAATTGTTAGGCGCATGTTTTTAGTCAACCTTAACAGTTTGCACTTTGACCATATATATGAAGAGCTTAAAGACGCATAAACTATTTGTTGTCTAGTACCATTAGGAATAACTGGTAGGATTTGTCTAAAGTCACCGCCGAGTACAAAAACTTTCCCTCCAAACGGAACATCAGAACGAATACTCCTACCGTCAGAAAATACGTCAGACATCGTCCTATCTAAAGCTTCAAAGGTATGTTTGTGGACCATCGGTGCTTCGTCCCATATGATCAATTGTGTTTCCTTTAATAATTTGGCGATATCACTATTTGGCTTAATATGACACATGGAATCTTCAGTGAGATTAATTGGGATATGGAAGCGAGAATGGGCTGTCCTTCCACGAGAAAGTAATAACGAAGCAATACCACTTGAAGCAACATTTAAAACTATCTCACCTCTACATCGAACTGCTGAAGCCAAAGTCTTCCATAAGAACGTTTTTCCAAGTCCACTGTAACCATAGACGAAAAATAAGCCTCCTTTACGGCTTGCAACTGCTGCCATTATTTCGTCAAAAATAGCTCGTTGTTCATCTGCCAAACATTGATGCAACTTATTTAACTCAGCTTGTACTTCATCTACGTCATGTGATAGCTCTTCATTGATTAGACGATTATTAGCATCACGTAACGAATCGTCATCAGGGAAAGGCATCGTGCTAAATCCTCGTAATGACGAACCATTCGAAACTAAATATTTTTCAATTTCCAACAAAGTAAGTTTTTTAATTTGATGTTCATGAAGCACTAAAcctaaaaaatgaaaaaaaaaattaattgttgTTAATAATCAAACCGAAAAGTAGAATGTAAAATAAAAAGCCAGATGAGAACCTGAAATATTTGTTTCTTTTTGACGTCTGTATAAAATATCATCTGCTAAGTATTTCCACGTGTTCTCCCACACAAACTCTGGCCGTGAAAGTGTATTTGACAACAGCAAGGTAGAAAATAACGCTCGGAGATACCCAACATGTCCTTCAAAACTTGCTTCTTTAATGGCCTCAACGTATTCATTGTCATCATCTAAGAGCCCCATTGCGTAGCAAGCATCTCTAAAAGTCGGGAATAACTGACCGTTAACAGTACGTATTTCCTCGAAGAATCTGGGCCCTCTAACTTTATTCAGAAGTATCCTCAAAAAATAAGGTTCGCCTAATGCAGGAGACACAGAATGTATACGGCCAACAGTTTGGTACGTCTTACGTACTTGCCAACATCTATCTTTAAGCTTCCAAACAAATTTGGAAGGAAACTCGACATAAGTCAGCTTTCTAGCATCTTTATTTGACTCGTTTAACTTCATCCATTGAACAAATATTGAAAAAGCAACTGAAGGCTTACTTAACACATTATCAATATCGTCATCCGCACCATACACAACATTCTGTTGGCCCGTCATATGAAAGGGAAGCCTCATAACTGCAGGATACCTATAATGAACCTCGTTTGAGAATATTCTCCATGATGCCTCACAAGCTGAAATATATCTACAATC
This is a stretch of genomic DNA from Helianthus annuus cultivar XRQ/B chromosome 16, HanXRQr2.0-SUNRISE, whole genome shotgun sequence. It encodes these proteins:
- the LOC110870193 gene encoding uncharacterized protein LOC110870193, whose product is MATAVVSGVSNPSIKDKPRDEIKEYYDCRYISACEASWRIFSNEVHYRYPAVMRLPFHMTGQQNVVYGADDDIDNVLSKPSVAFSIFVQWMKLNESNKDARKLTYVEFPSKFVWKLKDRCWQVRKTYQTVGRIHSVSPALGEPYFLRILLNKVRGPRFFEEIRTVNGQLFPTFRDACYAMGLLDDDNEYVEAIKEASFEGHVGYLRALFSTLLLSNTLSRPEFVWENTWKYLADDILYRRQKETNISGLVLHEHQIKKLTLLEIEKYLVSNGSSLRGFSTMPFPDDDSLRDANNRLINEELSHDVDEVQAELNKLHQCLADEQRAIFDEIMAAVASRKGGLFFVYGYSGLGKTFLWKTLASAVRCRGEIVLNVASSGIASLLLSRGRTAHSRFHIPINLTEDSMCHIKPNSDIAKLLKETQLIIWDEAPMVHKHTFEALDRTMSDVFSDGRSIRSDVPFGGKVFVLGGDFRQILPVIPNGTRQQIVYASLSSSYIWSKCKLLRLTKNMRLTIGAESSDMDSIRDFAKWLLDIGEGDAKEYLSSDSICQTEQMLDSFQEGLYSTENLNALKISGLPNHRLVLKVGVPVMLLRNIDQQKGLCNGTRLQITFLGKRVIEAEVISGGDRIRAKGRVGGKGVSWWWQVVVGGEKEREGGHGQYGIRHGENIGLESLKMLHVRKWFNVNILDVVLHLFRTYKELYGTIGQDYPEDPRGD